In one Candidatus Zixiibacteriota bacterium genomic region, the following are encoded:
- the tdh gene encoding L-threonine 3-dehydrogenase — translation MADKMLAVMKKNKAPGAELDYVEIPKIGPDMVLVKVKACSICGTDLHIYNWDNWAQNRIKPPLVFGHECAGEVVEIGSQVKRAKVGDFVSAETHIPDQTCYQCRTGKMHICKNLKILGVDTDGAFAEYIAIPDICVWKNDPSLPPQIACIQEPFGNATYTVMESDVQGKVIAILGDGPIGCFATGIAKAVGAAKVFAVGEFPFRVELLKKMGADVALSIQNSSPADEIMEQTSGEGVDVVLEMTGAPKAIEDGFKILKKGGTFTAFGIPSDKILFDLNAYVIFKGSKIIGINGRLMFQTWYELSNILNNKLVDPSPVITHKFPLKDFQKGIDALLSPNKESGKVVLFP, via the coding sequence ATGGCAGACAAGATGCTAGCAGTGATGAAGAAGAACAAAGCCCCTGGCGCAGAATTAGACTATGTCGAAATCCCGAAGATCGGTCCGGATATGGTTCTGGTGAAGGTCAAAGCCTGCTCCATCTGCGGCACTGATTTGCATATTTATAACTGGGATAATTGGGCTCAGAACAGGATCAAGCCCCCTCTGGTGTTCGGGCATGAATGTGCCGGAGAAGTAGTGGAGATCGGCTCACAAGTGAAAAGAGCAAAGGTGGGTGATTTCGTCTCAGCGGAGACTCATATCCCCGACCAGACCTGTTATCAATGCCGAACCGGAAAGATGCACATCTGCAAAAATTTGAAGATATTGGGCGTGGACACTGATGGTGCTTTTGCAGAATATATCGCCATCCCGGATATCTGCGTGTGGAAAAATGACCCCAGCCTGCCTCCCCAGATTGCCTGCATTCAGGAGCCTTTTGGAAATGCGACTTATACGGTTATGGAAAGCGACGTTCAGGGTAAGGTAATAGCCATATTGGGCGATGGGCCCATCGGCTGTTTTGCCACGGGGATTGCCAAAGCAGTTGGAGCTGCAAAGGTTTTTGCAGTTGGAGAATTTCCTTTCAGGGTTGAGCTTCTGAAAAAGATGGGCGCAGACGTGGCTTTAAGCATTCAAAATAGCAGTCCGGCAGATGAGATAATGGAACAAACCTCAGGCGAAGGCGTGGACGTGGTTTTAGAGATGACCGGCGCTCCAAAGGCAATTGAGGATGGGTTCAAAATCCTCAAAAAGGGAGGAACTTTTACAGCTTTCGGAATACCTTCAGATAAAATCCTTTTCGATTTGAATGCCTACGTGATTTTCAAAGGGTCAAAGATAATCGGGATAAACGGCCGTCTGATGTTCCAGACCTGGTATGAGCTTTCCAATATTTTAAACAACAAATTAGTTGACCCCAGCCCGGTAATCACGCATAAATTCCCCTTAAAGGATTTCCAGAAAGGGATCGATGCTCTGCTTTCGCCCAACAAGGAATCTGGGAAAGTAGTCCTGTTTCCGTAA
- a CDS encoding methyltransferase domain-containing protein translates to MAKMISDRLSRLLVCPIDRSKLVFEQTKFSCQKCKREFQVSGRIPIMLDSVLFQADVQKEDEARKKEEMEIFDNLSSYQDFMDRAYLRAIKEDISNSLLSFDLKDKDILEIGAGISLFAGKLAERNRVVLTDINETLLNQNPENCDLVVADAENLPFPDKSFDFIYLVGILHHLPDQKKGMQEIKRVLKEEGEVFISEPTKWSVNLIYYLGRKLLIFLLGKNFVRKLVGCGTPDEEFLDTKELKKVFSSDFQIKIRKISPIRLLPIKFFDNLSFVPKINHILEKIPIIKNFGAIAQITLLPKR, encoded by the coding sequence ATGGCTAAAATGATTTCCGATAGACTTTCCAGGCTCTTGGTATGTCCTATTGACCGATCGAAACTGGTTTTTGAACAGACTAAGTTCAGTTGTCAGAAATGCAAACGGGAATTCCAAGTTTCAGGTCGAATCCCGATAATGCTTGATTCTGTGCTGTTTCAGGCAGATGTTCAGAAGGAAGATGAGGCTCGCAAGAAAGAGGAGATGGAGATCTTCGACAATTTAAGCTCTTATCAGGATTTTATGGACCGGGCGTACTTGAGAGCCATTAAAGAAGATATTTCAAATTCCCTTTTGAGCTTTGATTTAAAGGACAAGGACATTCTGGAAATAGGTGCCGGAATCAGTCTTTTTGCGGGTAAATTAGCAGAGAGAAATCGGGTGGTCCTTACTGACATAAATGAGACTTTGCTTAACCAGAATCCTGAAAATTGCGACCTGGTAGTAGCGGATGCAGAGAACCTTCCTTTTCCGGATAAAAGTTTTGATTTCATCTATCTGGTGGGTATTTTACATCATCTACCGGATCAGAAAAAAGGGATGCAGGAGATAAAAAGGGTTCTGAAAGAAGAAGGGGAAGTCTTCATCAGCGAGCCAACTAAATGGAGCGTCAATTTAATCTATTATCTGGGTAGAAAACTGCTTATATTTCTTTTGGGTAAAAACTTCGTCAGAAAACTTGTGGGGTGTGGAACTCCGGATGAGGAATTCCTGGACACAAAAGAGCTGAAGAAGGTTTTTTCGTCAGACTTCCAGATCAAGATTAGAAAGATATCCCCAATCCGGCTTCTGCCCATAAAGTTTTTTGATAATCTGAGCTTTGTTCCAAAAATAAACCATATTCTGGAGAAAATTCCGATAATCAAAAACTTCGGGGCGATTGCCCAGATTACGCTGTTGCCGAAAAGATAA
- a CDS encoding corrinoid protein — MEKKLKGLLEECYRAVLEGDKQKAEKLAMEAVKSGYDPYLVIEKGLVQGIEKLGERWEQGTCFLPELVLGAEAVKAGISILQEPILKSKAGRKNLPRVIIGTIEGDIHDIGKTLVATMLSANGFEVIDLGVDVKSDNFVKMTKKYEPRFLCLSSLLTTTMQNEIRVIEGLRKANLRKKLKVMVGGAPASPSWAKEIGADLYAENAIQAVKVAQREIGHESKRK, encoded by the coding sequence ATGGAAAAAAAACTGAAGGGTTTGCTGGAGGAATGCTATAGGGCTGTTCTTGAAGGGGATAAACAAAAGGCGGAAAAACTTGCTATGGAAGCTGTCAAATCAGGGTACGACCCTTATCTGGTAATTGAGAAGGGATTAGTTCAAGGTATAGAAAAATTAGGAGAAAGGTGGGAACAGGGGACCTGTTTTCTGCCAGAGTTAGTCTTGGGAGCAGAGGCGGTAAAAGCCGGAATCTCCATTCTGCAGGAGCCGATTCTGAAGAGCAAAGCCGGGAGGAAAAACCTGCCCAGGGTGATAATCGGCACTATCGAGGGGGATATACACGATATCGGGAAAACCCTGGTGGCAACTATGCTTTCAGCCAACGGGTTTGAGGTGATCGACCTGGGCGTGGACGTAAAATCTGACAATTTTGTGAAAATGACAAAAAAATATGAGCCGAGATTTCTCTGCCTTTCCTCCTTGCTTACCACCACTATGCAAAATGAAATCCGGGTAATAGAAGGATTGAGAAAAGCAAATCTCAGGAAAAAGCTTAAAGTAATGGTAGGTGGAGCACCAGCCAGCCCATCCTGGGCCAAAGAGATCGGAGCAGATTTATACGCAGAGAATGCTATTCAGGCAGTCAAGGTCGCTCAGAGAGAAATAGGACATGAGTCAAAAAGAAAGTAA